The Carassius auratus strain Wakin chromosome 30, ASM336829v1, whole genome shotgun sequence region GGAATCGTTGTTTTTAAGTACTGGGTAGATCTCACCACAGTTTTTAAACGTGTGGTGGACTGTGGAGTGAAGGGGAGGGGATGACACATCAAATAGTTAAAAACATCAAAGCTTTTGTCTAgattacataaaacaataaaagagtcAAGAATCTGTGGTTTGTTAATTCttgttaacttttattttttttacaaaaatataaagaaaaggtTTCCAATGTTTTCAAAGGCCAACTTAAATGAATTtagtaaatttaaatattatattatatatatatatacacgatcCAAAAAAGTTGGGCAGAGGCAGTCTTTAACACTCGGTCACATTATCTGTCCTTTTGATTACAGTGTTAAATTGTATGAGAATTGAGGATAGTAATTGTTAAAGTTTTGCATGCAAAATTTTTGTCCAGTCTTGCTTGATACAAGACTACGGCTGTTTATCAGTCTGAAGTATGAATTGTTTGATTCTTCTCCATAAATTTTAACAGGAGACAGATCCACAGGCAAGTGATTTACATCCACTTATGGCTATGAAACAACGCTGTTGTAACATGCACAGAATGAGACCTGCTATTATCATGATATAATAACCATGGACTTCCCATGATAGACCGCATCTTGATGACAGTTTACTGTATGTCTCACTTCAGCTCTATATTAGGGGCTTTTGCTCAACATCGTTCCAGGAACTAGCTAGACTGGTAGTTACAAGATAACAAATGTTCCCCTTGGGCCATTTACATGGTTGCAACAACTCTGAAGCGCAGACAGCATCGTCTTTGTTCGTGAATATCTTTACATGGCTTTTTAAAAAAACTGGATGGACGTTGCTTCGATTGGACAATTAACATACATTTATGTCACTGGTAGCACCTATAGAACTGTTTTAGACCCTACACTGAAGAATGAGCTAATGTTGTTTGTCCAAATGCAGTTCCTAGAACTAAATACAGTGACCTCCCACAAGTATTTAAACAGTAAAGCCAAAATGTATTTCTCTGCTGTGGAATCAAGACATtggcaaatatgattaaaagatgaatatgcgacaaaactacagaatgtcacatttcatTATTAGGTCTATTGACACATACGTGCTTTATCAAATAAAAAGGAcggcacttttagagttcatcccactatttaatgtgagcataagtattggaagagttgaatttaaggcagatgtaaaagaatAAAAGCTAATATTTTGTAGAGCAAaagtctgcaacccatagacatcatagaaatgcttttccccagcctttaatgcaCCCAATTCTATATTtagcttgttttggggagtttctgtctttagtctcctcttcagttGGTGAAattagggccctatcatacacccggtgcaatgcgacgcaaggcgcagcgcaagtgtgtttgctagtttcagtccggtgccgttcgcattttcccgcCCAGCtacacgtcgtttaattagcaaatacatttgcacccatttgtgcgcccattgCTGTGCTGGTCTTAAAAAGAGGtctgttcaggtgcattgctggtgcattgctattttaaggagctgaaaatagacttcACCATAGACccactcaaacctggtctaaaatcAACGGcgcaatatttttgttatttaaagagcgcgttggtagaaaatgcgcctctgaGCAGGTCCACAGTGCGTGTTGACTTTGcgtattacacacagggatgtgcatcacacaaacatgccaaaaatttcaaacaaaaggattacagtgtaaaataatattattgtgtaggctacgtaaatataaaaatgtaatgatggatagtcattgcatgtattagaattaggctacctatttgcaattcagcctattactgcttataatgatgaatgaaattctacTTCATCCCATGCCGCCTTCACCTCGGGAAGATTTCGTGGATgcctgcttgtcccgtagatgatctgctcgcaCGCTTTAACTTCACACACAAGCAGATCGGTTTCTACGCttgaagcgttcagcttttccgccaacaaaatGCGTTCTGTCCCGAGCCGTTTTTccattgttaaaatagcaaaagtatatttggacatgccctgagtgcacctgcaccgtgcgcattacactttgcgtttagatcattaATATAGGGCCCTTAATGTTTAATCGGATATAAATCTAGAGATTGATTTGGGCAACCtaaaactttacatttctttgccctaATAAAGTCATTTAGTCCTGAAGTCAAAACTCTattggctcacatttgtgaagaaccttgcctttctatttttggtgctgatcagaggtttgcatcttgctgtgtagcttctgtaattctgtgtcaaattctcctgcggactgtagattgacagagcatcaccccagctttctgcaggttgttggtgattttacagacatgtatttaagggttcattttcacagctttgtttgtcatcaactactgtggtttttgtcagccaatcaggtcgttgttggttgctgatgtcactggtagtttccaaactcttgatttcttcatgccctttgtttttcctatagttctaattgacttcctcttttcttttagcatccaaattgcttgcttttcttccAGAGTCGGCTTCCttgtcttcatcctggtttgtgtgtgccATCATTgaaagcaatggatataactgataagatacattccctgcttttaatatctgaagaattaatgcaacaggacacagctgaacactcagacctgtgaggcaactgttTCAATACtaatgctcacatcagatagggagatgaaactctaaaagtgctgatcttcttacttggtaaaaacatctttgtgttgaatcaccgaataataaaatgtgttattctgtagttttgtctaaTATTCATCTTTgaatcatatttacatatttcttGACTTCACAGCAAAAAGAAACAATTTTTTCTTTACTATTCCAATACTTATGTAGGGCACTGTATGTTCTTAGTTCCTCAATTACGAACGCACAAAAAGCAGGTACTTCAGCCAGTAGTTCAAGGAAGGTTCCTCCGGTGTGAAAGCCCAATATTCCTTCCATGTTGATAGTACCTTCACACAGATTCCAGCTGTTTTCTCTGCTTCACCCTCATAGAATGACAGACATTTGCTTTTGCATCTGTTACTGATGGAAGTCTAGATGATATCATTGGTTTTTGGGACTGAGAACTAGTACGTAGTTCGTTTTTCCCAAGAAGCTGAAACGTGAACTCATCTAACCACATCTGACTATCTTATTAACTCTGGCCCCGAGAGCCCGGCAGTATCACTGCATAGTATTGATGTAAGGTTTTTCTTTGTGTAACAGTTTCAAGTTGCATTTCTTAATGAAGCGTAAGACTGTGGTAAATGACAGTGGTTTTCTGTAGTACTCCTGAGAAGGTGGCTGTATTTGACACCGCAGCATGATTGTTTGTTATGAAATGCCATCTGATGTCTCAAAAATCTGTTCCAAAACATTATTTTGCCTCTGTTTTGTTAGCTCACATTACATATTGTAAATTCACTCATCCTTTGaaagctctgatttaatgcaaaaataaatgcacagccatTTGCACTTGCACTCTgcatggaaaatatatataagaatatttaGTGGACCGctgcatattaaattatttttttagctaATTTTTGTGGCATTTATAAAAGCTGTTTGATTGCCTACATCAAGAATCTGTAAAGACCAGTTACACTCATGGTGTGGATGAATTGCCTGTCAGAGATTTGTAGTTTATAGTTTCAGGTAGGGatacactaaaattaaaattcttggccgaagccaaacaaaatgaaacactgggcTGAAGACCAAATATGGTTTTTAAGACCACCCCCCCCAtacccccatccccccccccccccccatgaagGACTATCTTGCTTTTTTTTCACCattgtattaattacatttccaaaatgtgctttttacagTTTTGTCCTGCTTCcaattacaaaacaacaattaaaaaatattcactTGACACtgaattttttcaaaaacattttagcagacattataccaacaaagcacaatttaactTATAATTAATAAGttggtaaaataatatttttttggccatttttgagaGTTGAATCGTGCAtgtattttttactgtacaaataaaggcagccttgcttggcagaagagaattcttttaaaatattagaatatattacagatcccaatttgaacactgtgtaaatgttataatgtattaatagAGCTGGTGTacggtaattattattatcattattattttcttaattttttatttagttttacagaacaacagtaaaattacaatacttttatttataaatgtcgATGGAGTTGTCGCTTTTTCTTGGCTTTAATTTTGACAGAAACCCACAGGAAGATCTCCGTGcttctttttgttgacaacagcatgcatacagtatttataaatGATTCTCATAATGAATTTGTAATTCCGAAATTTTATTCAACATACAGCAAGGCCGTAACCATGTCTTGAACACTGGGGGTACCAACTAACATATAAGGGGTGGAATGATACATTTATTCATACCGAACCATCACGGTACGGGCATCTTGGTTCGATGCATGAGACATTACAACGAATACAGGCAATTCACCCCCAATCCAGAAGGGGAACACCTGCAGCAATGAAACGCTGTTTGATAACCAGAGATAAATAGAGAAATTAATTTccttactttattattattattatgaaatattaaattattattatgaaaattgaGGGTTAACATGCTTCGTCTCGTTTCCTCTTCATTCTGATAGTCATACACTCTGTGGTACAAATTATGAATGGTCATCATGTACAGCTTCAAACCAAATTTGCAAGCAAGCggtcatttgaaaaactgaatCAGATTGTCACGAGAGTTTCTAGGATCAACTTGTCTCACGTCATCAAaatattttcagcatattttcatggtGGTGTTGAGCATTCCTCCTGTTTATCACACCGCTCAAAACTGATTGAGACATTTGACCTCTTTTTTACAGAATGCAAAGGTTCTGTGATTTCAAGAAtattatgtttgcattttttagTCCACGTATGTTACCTTCAACGTCATAAATATATGTGCTAATATACTTGCCTTTCAAGCAATTTCATGGAGactttttaaggatttttttcacTTCGATATCTTACATTTGCCCTTATGTGTTCTCTTTTATCTCCACAGATAATCGTTGTATGGACCGGCGCTTTTTACCCACTCGTTCCAAGCACCTAGTGGCACTAGCTAGTTTCCCAGGAGCAGGGAATACATGGGCCCGTCACCTGATTGAGCTGGCCACGGGTTACTACACCGGGAGCTACTACTTTGATGGCTCACTGTACAACAAAGGTTAACTTAACTTATATGTTCTCTTTTTGTAAAGGCCAAAATATACTTTTGACTCTTGCTTGCTGATGGACTTCCTCTCTTTTTGATCTCGTGTGCAGGTTTCAAAGGGGAGAGAGATCACTGGCGCAGTGGTAGAACCATATGCATCAAGACCCATGAGAGCGGCAAGAAGGAGATCGAGGCCTTCGATGCCAGCATTCTTATGATCCGCAATCCTTATAAAGCACTCATGGCAGAATTTAACCGCAAGTATGGTGGCCATATTGGATTTGCCTCTCAAGCTCATTGGAGGGGGAAAGGTGAGAGTTGAAAGCTTGTTCTAAAACCTAGTGATGTGAAATACAGACCGCAGTACTTACATAAAGCATATAAAAACCCATGCATGTTAAATGTCtctgttaaagaaatagttcacccaaaaatgaaagtttgctggaaatgtactcaccctcaggccatcaaagaagttggtgagtttgtttcttcattggaacagatgtGGAGacatgtagcattatatcacttgctcaacaCTGAATCCTAatatgtgaatgggtgccgtcagaatgagtgtccaaacagctgataaaagcatcacagtaatccacatgactccagtcggTCAAGTTACATCTTGTGAACAGAAAGGcggtgtgtttgtaagaaacaaatctaatctaatcattaaggtgttttagaTAGAAATCATCGCTTCCGATGATAATCTGAAATTAACTGATAATCtggatttgtatttttatattcataatgtacaagataatcatatttaaataactGTGATACAGCTATGTTTGAACCGATTCTAACCacagccattcactgcagagaatccttTGTGGTGAAAAAGTGAAATAAAGCtatattttcattttcgggtgaactgttcctttaactttTCTACTGCTGCTAGAATTAACCACATTTTCCCCAGCAGTATTTGTCCATCTTCTCTTCAATATACAAGTGTTATTTGACACATTTTGTGTGTTCATCACAGTATTTTCTGGCATTATCTGTGTCTTAGGTCAGTTTGGTAGGCTAACACACTAATGTTTATAATCAGGCTAAATGTCTGAAAGAACTTCTGTTTTGTTATTGATGTTGTAATTAGTCTGAGGTCTAAACTAAGCTCTGTATGAGAAACTTGCTTTAGAGTAATACTTATGTTTAGGTAAAGAAATCTATTACTGGGCACCAAATACAAGTTTCTAGTGTCTAATTTAGAAAAGTTATAACCAATAAACCAAAGCACATTTTACTTGCAAtgtaattttactaaaatattgttgcattaaaaaaaaaaaaagtgtgaactaTGGTAGTTGCGTTTATTGTGCAAAGTTGTCCTTACCCCAATGAAGTCCATTTTTAAGCAATTTTCTCTTCTGCttcttacaaatatatatatatatattttcccacGGAGAGGCACATACTTGTGAAATTTTGGTGAAATGAGCatctttctgtttttgtttcattcttttttacagttttagaagtttcctgtgtgtgtttttaacacattttaacatttaacactgTATGTTCCTGTGTTATTCTTTCACTGTTCTTGTTGCTGTGTCAACAAGCTGATTAATTTTTTCTAATGCGTCACACTGACCAAAACGCAGAAGCCTCTCAAAAAATCAGCATTTTTTGCTTCTTCCTTTTGTATTCCATTCTTTTTACATCCTCTATCatcatgattatgattatttgatTTGGTTGTGAAGCTCTTCATTAGCGAttacattgttttctttttctccacTGATGAGACTCAGCAGAAAATAATATTCTATTACTTAAATAGAAACAAAGTTCATCAGTTCAGAGAATGACTGGCCTGTACTTAATTAGTTCTTTTTTCAGAAAAGTGTACTGATCGTTGATTAAAAACATACCGTGCCATGTTACCACAGGATGTCATAGCTCTAGAAGCTcaactctctcattctctctcaatCAGAGTGGCCAGAGTTCGTGAAGAACTACGCTCCATGGTGGGCATCCCACACACTGGACTGGCTGAAATATGGAAAGAAAGTTCAAGTGGTACACTTTGAGGACTTAAAACGGGAGCTTTTCTCTGAGCTAAAAGGCATGGTCATCTTTCTGGACCTAGAAGTCTCAGAGGACCGCCTGCTGTGTGTGGAAGGACAGAAGGATGGGAACTTCAAACGCTCTGGGCTGAGGAAGCTGGAATATGACCCTTATACACCAGAGATGCGTGCAACTATTGACAGGCTTATTAAGACCGTGGACACGGCACTCAGAAAGAGAAACCTGTCTGGTGTACCCGAGGAGTACAGACCCAGATGATACCCATCTCTTCATTTACTTCAAAACCATTTTCCCCCTAGAATATGAAATTGTTTTCATTCTCCTTGATTGCTTTCAGTTTTAAGAATTGTGCGGTATGTATTGCACAAATGAACTGCTGAAAAACTGTTTGCCCTTTCATTAATAGTCTACACTACATAGTAAGACATGGGCTTGTGCAACAATTTGCTTTGAGTTTAATCACTTTGGATCTATCTTCCTTAGGCTAATATAAGTGTGTGACTCATTACGGGAAATGACTGTTCACGCTTCTTATGAAAGAAGTGTCCGTTGCCATCAAGACATCCGGGACAGCTATTTAGATAAACTCATGATATGTGTCagaataatttattaaatcagcTTTTCCTTCAACTACTGGACTAAACTATGATCAGTTAAGCACTTCAGTCTCATTGGGAATATCTGGACAGCGATGTTCATTTTTAACATCTGAACCCCAGTTTCCTGTTACCACAAATATCTGGAAATTGCTTTCAGATGTTATAATGCTTCTTAGATCTGATATGGACCACAAAAATCCTCAAGTTATACAACGTGATCAGATTAATGCATGGGCAACTCAAAAACACATTGTCTGGTACTTGCGTTCAGTGATTTGCAGGCAAATTGCAGCCCTTATCGAGCTATCGGTTTAGATGAAAGCAACCAAAttcttctgttttgtgtttagagCACTTCTACGTTGAGATTGTTCCATTGAgttaattgatttcttttttctttttcttctcactGAGGTTTTAAGATGTATTTGTAGTGGGTGATAAAAAAGGGGGCTTCTTGTAATTTGCTTAAAGAGACATTAACTGACCCCTTTACCCCTTTTATTGTTTGAATCTGTTAAAGGGATACTGTAGttttccccaaaatgaaaatgcattcagtaatatttttttacacattaaatacataaaaagagtTGTGTATCAATACTTGGATTTACATGAAGATGTGTAAATGATGAACTATCCCTATGTGCAAACAGCTTGATCAATTTATGTCCCAGGTTAGATTGTGAGAGAATAGTTGCACAGCGCACTGAATAACTTCCCCACAAAAtccaataattttaaattatcattAGATGCCAGGTTTGTATGCAGAAATGTTCagaattattatagttttttgccaatgtttaaattgcaggagtttttattcaaaacattaaatCAGCTTTATTTAATAATCTTGAAGGGGTGAAAACAAGTATGAAGCAATGTTCTAAAGAGACTAAAAGCACCTCGAAGGTAAATTTCTGCTTCTCAGCTGGAGACCTAACAAATAACATTCAATATATGTAaatgcacatatatatttttgtaatgctATTTAGGAGAATGACTTTAAAAGACAAAGCACCACCTATATTTTTGAAAAGGCTTTTAAATTTGAGCATTACATGCTTTTCATTTCTAAAAGGAACTGAAATGTGTTTCTGAATGTATTTTGTATGGAGTGAATGTAAGGAATTTCTTTACGAAATTTCAAGGAAGGGAGTAATTGGCAGAAATGCAAAGGGAATTAAATAATTGCAATTGCAACaagatttttattataattgtaagcTGAGAGAACTGTGTGAAATATATGGAAAGGTTTCCCATTTGTTTGAATGGTGCATCAAATCAGATCAATAAATTGTAATGCCCTCAAATTATCAAAGGCCCAACATTCATTCACGGATGTAGTTGCTTGCtcgcttatttatttattttttgaatgtgattgtaatttttttttttattatttatttatttatttcctgtgtGCATTTGGTGAAAATGCTGAAgaaactaaaaacaacaacatttaagcAGTTTCGTTCTCTCTTTACAGCTGACACTGCATTTTAAATGCTTGTTGTGTTGCAATTTTCtagaattattattaatgctgttttAATGAAATGGCACAAACAAGTTTCCAGGCTGCAACAGTTTTCTAAAGAACATACTTTCTGAAACACTCCATCGAATCATAAATATTCAGAAGTCTTATGTGAGCCCTGGTTTTACGAATCTCTCATCTATTTGTCTGTCGTTTTATGCTGTTTTCACAGAGAAGGTGCGATACGAGCAGCACTTGAGCAGCCAGTGCTCAGAGCTAAATTAAGCATCTTTGGTAATAAGGATGCTGCGGTCATAATGGCTGATACTGAGGCTCCCCGCCATACATTTAATATGTGGGAGGGTTTATTTCCAAACACTAGTCAGTCTGGTTAGAAAATGACTCACTGCCGCTCTATACTAAATGGTCAGAGGTGAAGAGCTGCAGACTGCAACTAAATGAATTGAATCTAAGCCACCTTTTTGTCTGGTCATTTGTCAAAATGATACAGGAACCACATAGGGATGCCAAGGCGACTTGGTTTTAAACTATTgtattaaatttttacattttgttacattgCAACCAGTTGAGCTACAGTCTTCAGCCCTGTATCTTTTTTATGAAAATTGCAAATCAGGTctataaatctttgaaaataaagCATAAACTACCAAATACATGCAATTATATTTCTGCAATGCTTGAAACAGGAAGTATTGAAAGATAGGAAGTATCACAATGTTTATCATATCAAAAATAAACAATGCTGTGTCTTTCTTAATGTATTGTGAATAGATTTAATTTATAGGCATATTAAATAAGAGAATTCCCAGCACTTAAGGAAACAGAATGGTTagacaatatttttattatatattttttatgtatttgttagcAAACAAAGAGAGAGATGTGGAGCATGACAACATTTGTTGATCTTGCCCAAATGATGTTAAATACATAcattcaaaaaacatttaaaaaacctaAATTCCCCATCCACGCCACCCCTTGTGTTAATCAGTAACTTATATGGTAagataaaaactgtaaatatttaatagctatcataaacaaaatacaatgacTTGTAAAGTAGCTTATATTGAACCTCTATTTAAATTTTCTTAACTTCTACTTTTAATTTTCCAAGCTCAAGCATGCAACAGACAAAATAACTGCACTTCTTGTTAATGCAAAGTCATTTCTATGAGCCAGAATCCTCTTCAGTCCATGACTCATGTTAAAGTTTCATACAGCAGTGGAATGTCTGTTATCCACAGAATTGGTGATTGAAGTTGCTCTGAAAGCACTTCGGGTCTCCTCATCGATGGCGCTCTCAATCTTGGAAAGAAAGGAATAGCATTTCTTCTTAAAGTCCTTGGCCATGAATGCATAGAGGAACGGGTTTAGAAAGCTGTTTGCACAGGCGAGACTGCCGGTTACTTGTTGGGCTATGTGAAAGGCAAAGCTGTACTCAGTTTGGTTCAACTCTAAAATGGAAACTACTTGAAATGGCAACCAACAGATGAAAAAAGTTGTGATCAGTAACGTCATGATCTTGTAGGGCTTAGTGGATTTGGACATTTGGTTTGCTCTAAGTTTACGGATCAGGATGGAGTAGCAGGTGAAGATGGTCAGGAATGGAATCAAAAACCCAAAAGTAAAGCGCATGAACACAACAATTTTGTGTTGATTCTTCTCAAAGTTGTTATAGCATATGTCTTTTGATCCATGATTTGTAATATCTCTGAATTTGGCAGGTGGAATGCTAAGCAAAGAAGACACGaaccaaactaacaaaacaacTACAGAAGCTTTCTGTACGGTGCGCTGATTCTGGGCCCAGACGGGAAACTTGACGGTGATGCAGCGATCCACACTAATGATGACCAGGATGAAAATGCTGCTGTACATATTGAGGGTCATAACAAAAGAGTTGAACTTGCACATGAAGAGCCCAAAGATCCAGCTCCCCTTCAAGATGTAGTCAATGGTGAGAGGGAGAGTAGCGCAGAAAATGAAGTCAGACAGAGCCAGACTCAGGTACCAGGTGGTGTTCACTGACTTCTTCATCTTAAAACCAGTAATCCAGATCACCGCGCCATTTCCAATGATGCCAAGAAGGAATATGATCAAATTAAAAATCACTGTAATTATACATGCTGCTTCCCTGCAGTATCCAAGATGTACAGTTAcattctcaccaaggctgtattcaGAATCATTTTCTGTATAAGAATATCCATCATAAAAATCATTATCTGAAGTTGAATTCGTTGTGTTTTCCATTAGAACTGTATTGGAAGCAGAGTTCTGTAACAAAAACAATAGGAAATTTATCCAAATGCATTTAAACTGAAGCTGGGCTGTAACCTCCATAGACATAAGTGATACTTAGAATAATTAGAAATGCCCAATTTGCAATACCAGCacagctctgtttttttttatgatgacaaaaaggtttaaatgttatgttttcctggatttgttttgttttgaaggaacCATGTAcaattttaaacttaaatatttcCATTTGATGCTATTTACCAGAGCTAACCAATAGTTTACTTTTCACTATTAAAAAACATTCATctcagtactaaaaaaaaaaaaaaaaacaacacaacaaattcTGCATGACGcatacaatattaaatttttcaaacagtttttttCTGACAAACAGGGCTTTCCAAAAAGGCCAATAAAAAGCACAATGTAAGCATAATTAGCATAACTGCTTGTACTTTTCTGATAATTTCTTTGACCTTAAATTCCCTTTGGTGGGTTACATGCATCCCAGTTTGTATGAAGGAACTTGCCTAATTTGCTACTTAAAAAGCTATTTTAGTGtttaaaccacacagaacacGTGGCATgccattcacatttacattttaagtagAACTTTAAGCAAAACTTGTAACACTGATGAGTGCAAAGTATGTTTAAGTGAGCAGGGTGTAATCCCTCGTTTTGTGTTAGATCTTTTAAAGATGGTTTCAATCCTAAATTTGGAAAACATTCTATAGCAACATGGAATTGTTAATTGTATGCATCCTAGTTATTTTGCTGCTCTGTCTTTAAAATTGAACCCGAAACAAGTGTTCACTTTATGATCATATGcacatattatatttaattggTTCAGATGTCATCTTAAGATAACTTACCTCTTAAAGTAAGCTTCACAATGCCGTTTGCTGCGCTTCAGAACTCAACTTCTGCTGCTGGGTTGTTTGCCGATTAGTGCAGACTGAGCTATTAGCCAAACACTTTAACACCTAGTTCCTCTGTAAAGATGCAAGCATCATTTCTGAGAACTGAGACTTTCGACGGCCACACTA contains the following coding sequences:
- the LOC113049922 gene encoding chemokine-like receptor 1, giving the protein MENTTNSTSDNDFYDGYSYTENDSEYSLGENVTVHLGYCREAACIITVIFNLIIFLLGIIGNGAVIWITGFKMKKSVNTTWYLSLALSDFIFCATLPLTIDYILKGSWIFGLFMCKFNSFVMTLNMYSSIFILVIISVDRCITVKFPVWAQNQRTVQKASVVVLLVWFVSSLLSIPPAKFRDITNHGSKDICYNNFEKNQHKIVVFMRFTFGFLIPFLTIFTCYSILIRKLRANQMSKSTKPYKIMTLLITTFFICWLPFQVVSILELNQTEYSFAFHIAQQVTGSLACANSFLNPFLYAFMAKDFKKKCYSFLSKIESAIDEETRSAFRATSITNSVDNRHSTAV